A DNA window from Arachis hypogaea cultivar Tifrunner chromosome 18, arahy.Tifrunner.gnm2.J5K5, whole genome shotgun sequence contains the following coding sequences:
- the LOC140181420 gene encoding uncharacterized protein, whose protein sequence is MLAPRPFAQWGVDLLGPFPPGPGQVKYLIVAIDYFTKWVEAEPLASISAANCQKFMWKQVVTRFGIPEAVISDNGTQFTDKKVDAVIPVEIGEPSPRLLLGGSSEVVEKDLADETRQMAHLAEAAIKQRVALRYNGKVLKRNLGEGDLVLRRNDIGPPTPEEGKLATNWEGPYRVKEVLGKGSYKLERLNGNEVPRTWNMANLRRFYS, encoded by the exons ATGTTGGCCCCCCGACCTTTCGCCcagtggggagtcgacctcctaGGCCCATTTCCCCCAGGACCCGGGCAGGTGAAGTACTTAATAGTAGCAATAGATTATTTCACCAAGTGGGTAGAAGCAGAACCACTAGCCAGCATATCCGCAGCGAACTGCCAAAAGTTCATGTGGAAACAAGTGGTCACAAGATTCGGGATACCGGAAGCCGTCATATCGGACAACGGGacccagttcaccgacaagaa GGTCGACGCCGTCATCCCAGTCGAGATCGGGGAACCGAGTCCAAGGCTGCTCCTCGGTGGGAGTAGCGAGGTCGTCGAAAAAGACCTAGCCGACGAGACGAGGCAAATGGCGCACCTGGCGGAAGCAGCTATCAAGCAGAGAGTAGCCCTCAGATACAATGGCAAAGTACTGAAAAGAAACCTGGGAGAAGGCGACCTGGTCCTACGACGAAACGACATAGGCCCACCGACACCAGAAGAAGGCAAGCTAGCCACAAACTGGGAAGGACCTTACAGAGTAAAAGAAGTCCTCGGCAAAGGGAGCTACAAGCTAGAAAGGTTGAATGGAAATGAAGTACCGAGAACATGGAACATGGCGAACCTCAGAAGGTTTTACTCGTAA